The Mycoplasma sp. 1654_15 genome contains a region encoding:
- the msrA gene encoding peptide-methionine (S)-S-oxide reductase MsrA, giving the protein MVKKIYLAAGCFWGVEAFFQRVKGVLETQVCYLNGDKENTTYKQVCSGSGHVEALELIYDSSILSEQEIWNLFLKIVDPFSLNKQGNDVGLQYRIGFYSNEEQLLKVFQKFNNSFENEAKRQTTIEFLPIKNLTIAEEYHQKYLDKNPTGYCHVDLNSVPKNLKK; this is encoded by the coding sequence ATGGTTAAAAAAATATATTTAGCAGCAGGTTGTTTTTGAGGAGTAGAAGCCTTTTTCCAAAGAGTAAAAGGTGTTTTAGAAACTCAAGTTTGTTATCTAAACGGAGATAAAGAAAATACAACCTATAAACAAGTATGTTCTGGTTCAGGGCATGTTGAAGCTCTTGAACTCATTTATGATTCTTCTATTTTATCTGAGCAAGAAATTTGAAATTTATTTCTAAAAATAGTTGATCCTTTTTCTTTAAATAAACAAGGAAATGATGTAGGTCTTCAGTATCGTATCGGGTTTTATTCTAATGAAGAACAACTATTAAAAGTGTTTCAAAAATTTAATAATTCCTTTGAAAATGAAGCAAAACGTCAAACAACAATTGAATTTTTACCAATTAAAAATTTAACAATTGCTGAAGAATATCATCAAAAATATTTAGATAAAAATCCTACTGGTTATTGCCATGTAGATTTAAATTCTGTACCAAAAAATTTAAAAAAATAA
- the gyrA gene encoding DNA gyrase subunit A, protein MYFKNDDEESKINQNEEKEIKENDYEVYDDEVKTVFSQDSEEEVDEDEEELEQNKEGFQVSSQLIETEVDNIVPKYISEEVRTSFLEYAMSVIISRALPDVRDGLKPVHRRILHCMNELGITHSVAYKKSARIVGDVLGKYHPHGDASVYDSMVRMSQDFALRYPLIDGHGNFGSIDGDEAAAMRYTEARMSKIASLMVEDIKKNTVDFVPNYDGSEQEPEVLPARFPNLLVSGVSGIAVGMATKIPPHNLKEVIETFILLAQNPDISVQELAKHLPAPDFPTGATILGTAGIRQAYETGRGAFVLRSKAKIETFNSGKSKIIVYEIPYEVKKPQIIEKVVQLVRDKKIQGIKDVRDETNRKGIRVVFDIKKGFSPEVILNQLYKETDLQITYNINMLALVKGIPKVLNLKDVLYQYLLHQEEVVTRGLQFDLKKAKERHNVLLGIKIAVENIDEVIKIIRGSKSDAEAQATLGQRFDLNEAQTKAIVDMRLGRLTSLAIEKLITEIKELEEEIERITSIINSHDKLIELIVNNHKKIIETYADERKTEIIQGSIGRIVDEDLIKEQKVVLTLTKNNYIKRINLDEYRMQNRGGTGSSTATTYKDDNLKNILVASTHSDLLILTSKARIFRLRTHQIPDLTKQSKGIPFINLIPIEKDEDIVSLLVTQENYEDDNLYLVTVSKLGIIKKTSLSLYKRISKNGLIALNLKENDELLTAFITTEESEIIIGASNGRSVRFDNQTFRSLSRKSMGVKAIALAENEVVVGASSTDQGSTVFVLGQEGFGKKTHIDEYRKTARGGKGVITLKTEKAGELAFISCVKGDEEILILTKQGIVIRTSLEQCNDISRNTKGVKLITLKPKDSIQSVAVLEKIDEL, encoded by the coding sequence ATGTATTTCAAAAATGATGATGAAGAATCAAAAATAAATCAAAATGAAGAAAAAGAAATCAAAGAAAACGATTATGAAGTTTACGATGATGAAGTAAAAACTGTTTTTAGTCAAGACTCTGAAGAAGAAGTTGATGAAGATGAAGAAGAATTAGAGCAAAACAAAGAAGGATTCCAAGTATCTTCTCAACTAATTGAAACAGAAGTTGACAACATTGTACCTAAATACATTTCAGAAGAGGTTAGAACTTCGTTTTTAGAGTATGCAATGTCAGTTATTATCTCACGTGCTCTTCCTGATGTTAGAGACGGTTTAAAGCCTGTGCATAGAAGGATTTTACACTGTATGAATGAACTTGGAATCACACATTCTGTAGCTTATAAAAAATCAGCCAGAATTGTTGGTGATGTTTTAGGTAAATACCACCCACACGGTGATGCTTCAGTTTATGATTCAATGGTTAGAATGTCTCAAGATTTTGCTCTTAGATATCCTTTAATTGATGGACATGGAAACTTTGGATCAATTGATGGTGACGAAGCAGCTGCTATGCGTTATACAGAAGCAAGAATGTCTAAAATTGCTTCATTAATGGTAGAAGATATCAAGAAAAACACAGTAGACTTTGTCCCAAACTATGATGGAAGTGAGCAAGAACCAGAAGTTTTACCTGCTAGATTTCCAAACTTATTAGTCTCTGGAGTATCCGGAATCGCTGTTGGTATGGCTACTAAAATTCCTCCTCATAATCTAAAAGAAGTAATTGAAACCTTTATTTTATTAGCTCAAAATCCAGATATTTCTGTTCAAGAACTAGCAAAACATCTTCCTGCACCTGATTTTCCAACAGGAGCTACTATTTTAGGTACAGCGGGAATTAGACAAGCTTATGAAACAGGACGTGGTGCTTTTGTTCTTCGTTCTAAAGCAAAAATTGAAACTTTTAATAGTGGTAAAAGCAAAATTATTGTTTATGAAATTCCATATGAAGTCAAAAAACCTCAAATAATTGAAAAAGTTGTTCAACTAGTTAGAGATAAAAAAATCCAAGGTATTAAAGACGTTCGTGATGAAACTAATAGAAAAGGAATTAGAGTTGTTTTTGATATCAAAAAAGGATTTAGTCCTGAAGTTATTTTAAATCAACTTTACAAAGAAACCGACCTTCAAATTACTTACAACATCAATATGCTTGCACTTGTAAAGGGCATACCAAAAGTCTTGAATTTGAAGGATGTTTTATACCAATATCTACTCCATCAAGAAGAAGTTGTAACTAGAGGATTGCAATTTGATCTTAAAAAAGCAAAAGAAAGACATAATGTCTTATTAGGTATAAAAATTGCAGTTGAAAACATAGATGAAGTAATTAAAATCATTAGAGGTTCAAAATCTGATGCTGAAGCTCAAGCTACATTAGGTCAAAGATTCGATTTAAATGAAGCTCAAACTAAAGCCATTGTAGATATGCGTTTAGGAAGACTAACTTCTTTAGCTATTGAAAAACTTATTACAGAAATCAAGGAATTAGAAGAAGAAATTGAAAGAATTACTTCAATTATTAACTCACATGACAAATTAATTGAACTCATTGTTAATAACCACAAAAAAATTATTGAAACATATGCAGACGAGAGAAAAACAGAAATTATTCAAGGAAGCATAGGGCGAATTGTGGATGAAGATTTAATCAAGGAACAAAAAGTAGTTCTTACTTTAACTAAAAATAATTACATTAAAAGAATCAACTTAGATGAATACAGAATGCAAAATCGTGGTGGTACTGGTTCTTCAACAGCTACAACTTACAAAGATGATAATTTAAAAAATATTCTTGTAGCAAGTACACATAGTGATCTACTTATTTTGACTTCAAAAGCAAGGATTTTTAGACTAAGAACACACCAAATTCCTGATTTAACAAAACAATCAAAAGGTATTCCTTTCATTAATTTAATTCCTATTGAAAAAGACGAAGATATTGTTTCTCTACTTGTAACTCAAGAAAATTATGAAGATGATAATTTATATTTAGTAACAGTTTCAAAACTTGGAATTATTAAAAAAACAAGTCTATCTCTATACAAAAGAATTTCAAAAAATGGACTAATTGCCTTGAATTTGAAGGAAAATGATGAACTTTTAACTGCGTTTATTACTACTGAAGAATCTGAAATCATAATCGGAGCTTCTAATGGTAGATCAGTTAGATTTGATAATCAAACCTTTAGATCATTATCTAGAAAATCTATGGGAGTTAAAGCAATTGCACTAGCTGAAAATGAAGTAGTTGTAGGTGCTTCATCAACTGATCAAGGTTCAACTGTTTTTGTTCTTGGTCAAGAAGGATTTGGTAAAAAAACTCATATTGATGAATATAGAAAAACTGCTCGTGGAGGTAAAGGAGTTATTACTCTAAAAACTGAAAAAGCGGGTGAATTAGCTTTTATTTCTTGTGTAAAAGGTGATGAAGAAATCTTAATTTTAACTAAACAAGGAATAGTAATTAGAACTTCATTAGAACAATGCAACGATATTTCTAGAAATACAAAAGGTGTTAAATTAATTACTTTAAAACCTAAAGATTCTATTCAATCTGTTGCAGTGCTAGAAAAAATTGATGAACTTTAA
- a CDS encoding ribose-phosphate pyrophosphokinase, whose translation MIVENKKNVVLFGMPNCEKLAQKISNILQIPLTQIEKTKFADGEVLLKSAETIRNSTVFVVASTHKPVHDNIMELLIFIDSLKRAYARDIIVILSYFGYARQDRKSTGRQPITAKLIANLLETAGATKIISVDLHNPSIQGFFNISVDELRGQYILAKKIREKNKAYTIVSPDHGGAVRARLLAELLNENTKIAIIDKRRVGTNQIEAHGIIGDIEAKDTIIIDDIIDTGGTIIKAADLLKEHGAKSVTVVATHGLFSKGFEVFENSPNVDKVIITNSVDNSELQQKFSKLEVACLSEFIADAIKACVYSTSISSIYTHLKDDLKK comes from the coding sequence ATGATTGTTGAAAACAAGAAAAATGTAGTTTTATTTGGAATGCCAAACTGTGAAAAACTTGCACAAAAAATATCAAATATTTTACAAATACCTTTAACACAAATTGAAAAAACAAAATTTGCAGATGGAGAAGTTCTTCTTAAATCAGCAGAAACTATAAGAAATTCCACTGTATTTGTTGTAGCAAGCACACATAAACCTGTGCATGACAACATAATGGAATTGTTGATTTTTATAGACTCATTAAAAAGAGCTTATGCAAGAGATATTATTGTTATTTTATCTTATTTTGGATATGCAAGACAAGATCGAAAATCTACTGGTAGACAACCAATTACAGCAAAATTAATTGCCAACTTATTAGAGACTGCAGGAGCAACAAAAATCATTTCAGTTGATCTCCATAATCCTTCAATTCAAGGATTCTTTAACATTTCAGTCGATGAATTAAGAGGACAATATATTCTGGCTAAAAAAATCAGAGAAAAAAATAAAGCATACACAATTGTTTCCCCAGATCATGGTGGAGCTGTTAGAGCTAGGTTGTTAGCCGAGCTATTAAATGAAAATACTAAAATTGCAATTATTGATAAAAGAAGAGTTGGAACTAATCAAATCGAAGCTCACGGAATTATCGGTGATATTGAAGCAAAAGATACAATAATTATTGATGATATTATTGATACTGGTGGAACAATAATTAAAGCAGCTGATTTGTTAAAAGAGCATGGTGCTAAGTCAGTTACTGTAGTTGCAACACATGGTTTATTTTCTAAAGGTTTTGAAGTTTTTGAAAACTCACCCAATGTTGATAAAGTTATAATAACAAATTCAGTAGATAATTCAGAACTACAACAAAAGTTTTCTAAATTAGAAGTAGCTTGTTTATCTGAATTCATAGCAGATGCAATTAAAGCTTGTGTTTATTCAACTTCTATTTCTTCCATTTATACTCATCTTAAGGATGATTTGAAGAAATAA
- the tyrS gene encoding tyrosine--tRNA ligase: MNKKEQLLKEIKLRGILKEISDEQKLLNMKENEGVYVGFDPTATSLHLGNYILINLLQRFQQAGIKTIAVLGGATGMIGDPAFVSKERVLLSNEAIIKNKNYIKTQLERFNLQVFDNFEIYKDMNVLDFLRDVGKNVNVALLLTKDSIASRIKTGLSFTEFSYQLIQAWDFKYLFDKFNIVGQLGGSDQWGNIVQGLDMIKKTSLSDKNNSPCFALTTELLTDENGNKFGKTTFNGDALWLDQELTSAFKLYQFLFNLSDFQAEKVLKWLSFKPFTEIEKILQKHSQNKKDKFLQHQVAEEITLNIHGQDALDQSLKISSLLFNNLSFESIEQKDLDVLAKSIDNFEVKEQDFDSNKLIELKILSSKRELNEFIRDSALQINGEIIKSQEQIASNLKKNFDKLLIKKGKKSFFIISLTK, translated from the coding sequence ATGAACAAAAAAGAACAACTATTAAAAGAAATAAAATTAAGAGGCATCTTAAAAGAAATTAGTGACGAACAAAAGCTATTAAATATGAAGGAAAATGAAGGTGTTTATGTAGGTTTTGATCCAACTGCCACATCCTTACATTTAGGTAATTACATCCTTATTAATTTACTTCAACGTTTTCAACAAGCCGGAATCAAAACAATAGCAGTTCTCGGGGGAGCTACAGGTATGATTGGAGATCCTGCTTTTGTTTCTAAAGAAAGAGTTTTACTTTCTAATGAAGCTATTATTAAAAATAAAAATTACATTAAAACACAATTAGAAAGATTTAATTTACAAGTTTTTGATAATTTTGAAATTTACAAAGATATGAATGTTTTAGACTTTCTTCGTGATGTAGGAAAAAACGTTAATGTAGCTTTATTATTAACTAAAGATTCAATTGCTTCGAGAATAAAAACTGGACTTTCTTTTACAGAGTTTTCGTACCAACTTATTCAAGCTTGAGACTTTAAATACTTATTTGATAAATTTAATATTGTAGGGCAACTCGGTGGTTCTGATCAATGAGGAAATATTGTTCAAGGTCTTGATATGATTAAAAAAACAAGTTTGAGTGACAAAAATAATTCACCTTGCTTTGCTCTTACAACCGAATTACTAACTGATGAAAATGGAAATAAATTTGGAAAAACAACATTTAATGGTGATGCTTTATGACTAGATCAAGAACTAACTTCTGCTTTTAAACTTTACCAATTTTTATTTAATTTATCAGATTTTCAAGCTGAAAAAGTTTTAAAATGATTATCATTTAAACCTTTTACAGAAATTGAAAAAATCCTTCAAAAACATAGCCAAAATAAGAAAGATAAGTTCTTACAGCACCAAGTAGCAGAAGAAATTACCTTAAATATTCATGGGCAAGATGCTCTTGATCAAAGTTTAAAAATTTCAAGTTTATTGTTTAATAATTTAAGTTTCGAATCTATCGAACAAAAAGATTTAGATGTTCTAGCCAAATCTATTGATAATTTTGAAGTAAAAGAACAAGATTTTGATTCTAATAAATTAATTGAATTAAAAATCTTGTCTTCAAAAAGAGAACTTAATGAGTTTATTCGAGATTCTGCTTTGCAAATAAATGGAGAAATTATTAAATCACAAGAACAAATTGCTTCTAATTTGAAGAAAAACTTCGATAAATTATTGATTAAAAAAGGAAAAAAATCTTTCTTTATAATTTCATTAACAAAATAA
- a CDS encoding ATP-binding cassette domain-containing protein, whose amino-acid sequence MQIKAKNIVKIFNKKLPTELKALNNVSVEINENEFIAIIGQTGSGKTTFIEHMNVLLTPDEGSVEFVYKATNPKTKEVNVVTNIVQKPKFYQRKLKFTKEIRRRVGIVFQFAEYQLFEQTIEKDIIFGAVSMGTPKEEAKKRAKEIIKLVGLDESYLQKLPFNLSGGQKRRVAIAGILAMEPDIIFFDEPTAGLDPAGTDDMLSILNSLYKSGKTIILATHDLDNVLKWTKRTIVFKNGEIIKDGDTFTILSDNQFLKDNQMMPTNLLYFVEKLRKRGLDIKNVASLEELAEEINLKLKGKYAN is encoded by the coding sequence ATGCAAATAAAAGCTAAAAATATTGTTAAAATTTTTAACAAAAAACTACCTACTGAATTAAAAGCTCTTAATAATGTTAGTGTAGAAATAAATGAAAATGAATTTATTGCAATCATAGGTCAAACAGGTTCGGGAAAAACAACATTTATTGAACATATGAATGTTTTATTAACTCCAGATGAAGGAAGTGTTGAATTTGTTTATAAAGCTACAAATCCAAAGACAAAAGAAGTAAATGTTGTAACAAACATAGTACAAAAACCCAAGTTTTATCAAAGAAAATTAAAATTTACAAAAGAAATTAGAAGAAGAGTTGGTATTGTATTTCAATTTGCTGAATACCAGCTTTTTGAACAAACTATTGAAAAAGACATAATCTTTGGTGCAGTTTCTATGGGAACTCCAAAAGAAGAAGCTAAAAAAAGAGCAAAAGAGATTATCAAACTAGTTGGGTTAGATGAATCTTATCTTCAAAAATTGCCATTTAACTTATCAGGTGGACAAAAAAGAAGAGTAGCAATTGCTGGTATTCTTGCTATGGAACCAGATATTATTTTCTTTGATGAGCCAACTGCTGGACTAGATCCTGCTGGAACAGATGATATGCTTTCGATTTTAAATAGTTTATACAAAAGTGGTAAAACAATAATTTTAGCTACACATGATTTAGATAATGTTTTAAAATGAACAAAAAGAACAATAGTTTTCAAAAATGGTGAAATTATTAAAGATGGGGATACATTTACAATACTTTCTGATAATCAGTTTTTAAAAGATAACCAAATGATGCCAACCAATTTATTATACTTTGTTGAGAAATTAAGAAAACGCGGTTTAGATATTAAAAATGTTGCATCACTAGAAGAACTAGCAGAAGAAATAAACTTGAAATTAAAAGGTAAATATGCAAATTAA
- a CDS encoding energy-coupling factor transporter transmembrane component T family protein, with translation MQINVGKYVPRDTIIHRLDPRLKIVFNIVFAILFFVISHVMTLLILLALTLVFFYITTKRWTDIIKLLKLPVLLFLFMLVIYGFLINQENANQIIASETEKNLGFSLLGLNTEEIYVYVHWMKVWQIPNTSIEFQIGTLSLVRSVVIALRIYAMIISTTILTYSTKPFLLTKAIEDLIFPLRLLFIPTHIIAMIVSIAIRFIPTLLLEASRIMKAQSSRGVDFKNGKKKDKAKSMITLIIPLFVLSFSRAEDLSNAMEVRGYDPYAKRTKYRKIRFQWFDYLFLLALIALIAIVIITEQNVGQIMNKLPLFWKYTNQKV, from the coding sequence ATGCAAATTAATGTAGGAAAATACGTACCACGAGACACTATAATTCACCGTTTAGATCCAAGATTAAAAATTGTTTTTAACATAGTTTTTGCTATCTTATTTTTTGTAATTTCTCATGTTATGACATTGTTGATTTTGCTTGCATTAACACTTGTTTTTTTCTATATCACAACCAAAAGATGAACTGATATAATAAAACTTTTAAAATTACCTGTTTTACTATTTTTATTTATGTTAGTGATTTATGGTTTCTTGATTAACCAAGAAAATGCTAATCAAATTATAGCTTCAGAAACGGAAAAAAACTTAGGCTTTAGTCTTTTAGGTCTTAATACTGAAGAAATTTATGTTTATGTTCACTGAATGAAAGTTTGACAAATTCCAAATACTTCAATCGAGTTTCAAATCGGGACTTTATCACTTGTAAGATCAGTAGTAATTGCGCTCAGAATCTATGCAATGATAATTTCAACCACAATTTTAACCTATTCTACTAAACCATTTTTACTAACTAAAGCTATTGAAGACTTGATTTTCCCACTAAGATTATTGTTTATTCCCACACATATTATTGCAATGATAGTTTCTATAGCAATTAGATTTATACCTACTTTATTATTAGAAGCAAGTAGAATTATGAAAGCACAATCTTCTCGTGGTGTGGATTTTAAAAATGGTAAGAAAAAAGATAAAGCAAAATCAATGATTACCTTGATTATACCTTTATTTGTGCTTTCTTTTTCCAGAGCAGAAGATCTTTCCAATGCTATGGAAGTAAGAGGTTATGATCCTTATGCTAAAAGAACTAAGTATCGTAAAATCAGATTTCAGTGATTTGATTACTTATTCTTATTAGCTTTAATTGCGCTTATAGCTATAGTCATTATTACAGAACAAAACGTTGGACAAATAATGAATAAATTACCATTGTTCTGAAAATATACTAACCAAAAAGTTTAA
- a CDS encoding energy-coupling factor transporter ATPase yields MIKLENVSFSYSEKQQTWALQDISLHIKRGKYYAVLGHNGSGKSTLSKIISGIYKPQKGKVFIDGIEMSAKTLPEIRKKIGIIFQNPDNQFVGATVEEDIAFSLENKCVDPKEMKGIIIDLATKVNMLKYLNNEPQFLSGGQKQRVAIASILALNPDIIIFDEITSMLDPKGKYDVVKIINALRQQGDKTLISITHNMNEAILADELLVFSQGRLIAHGEPKHILNNKEIIEKAKIDSPFIYKLSSLIEGIKPTYDEDELLDVLCK; encoded by the coding sequence ATGATCAAGCTAGAAAATGTCTCTTTCAGCTATTCAGAAAAACAACAAACTTGAGCTTTACAAGATATTTCTCTTCATATAAAAAGAGGGAAATACTATGCAGTTTTAGGGCACAATGGGTCTGGAAAATCAACACTTTCCAAAATTATTTCAGGAATTTATAAACCTCAAAAAGGCAAAGTTTTTATCGACGGTATTGAAATGTCTGCAAAAACTTTACCTGAAATCAGAAAAAAAATAGGAATAATTTTTCAAAATCCAGATAATCAATTTGTAGGAGCCACAGTTGAAGAAGACATTGCGTTTAGCTTGGAAAATAAATGTGTTGATCCCAAAGAAATGAAGGGAATTATCATAGATTTAGCTACAAAAGTTAATATGTTAAAGTATCTAAATAATGAACCTCAATTTCTTTCTGGAGGTCAAAAACAAAGAGTAGCAATTGCATCAATTTTAGCTTTAAATCCAGATATAATTATTTTCGACGAGATAACATCAATGTTAGATCCTAAAGGAAAATATGATGTTGTTAAAATTATTAATGCGTTAAGACAACAAGGAGATAAAACTTTAATCTCTATTACTCACAATATGAATGAAGCTATTTTAGCTGATGAGTTATTAGTCTTTTCACAAGGAAGATTAATCGCTCATGGTGAACCTAAACATATTCTAAATAACAAGGAAATTATAGAAAAAGCGAAAATTGATTCTCCTTTTATTTACAAGCTTTCTTCTTTGATTGAAGGAATTAAGCCAACTTATGATGAAGATGAATTATTGGATGTATTATGCAAATAA
- the ligA gene encoding NAD-dependent DNA ligase LigA: MENNQKDYKNEEKEAKKQIEELRQKLHLWNHHYFDLDNPIVDDLVYDQELNKLKKLEKKYFYLFTIEENNASPTQIVGAKTDERFQKIKHSQPMLSLNKAYTFEELEKFAQKALKIYQNTSFYVEPKIDGISISLHYKQGKFTQALTRGDGTTGEDVSHNIENIDQKYVPKQINYLKDIEIRGEVFLDLQSFKNMNLEQEKIQKPLFLNPRNAAAGTLRRLDSKTNKLANLKVFVYQVVQPQEHNLDTVADSIKFLQTLGFNTNNLGKHKENIHQSYRLIQEIQEKENKLDYEIDGVVVKVNEFKLYEELGTTSKFPHSAIAFKFSDKVVQTKLKDIFATVGRTGKITYNAVLEPVLLQGSTISAATLHNYNYIKDLAINTNSMVYIKKAGEIIPQVIQSVEKFEKTNFEKITNCPECHSDLIDSETGIDQFCVNPNCLGIQLRKIIHFCSKEGLDIKDLGEKKIELFWEQNLIRSIPDIFRLATKIEEISKLKSFQQKSILKLINAIEKAKHTTLDKLIFALGIKHIGQKTAKMLAQKVDNLEQLKTFNFDTFLEDKDIGEKTVESLKNYFKNEANLQIINELIQVNFEIIKEETHSNILENLSFVITGTLSRPRSQIESIILQNKGKVSSSVSKNTSYLILGENGGSKEEKARSLGVKILSEKEFFDLLNN; encoded by the coding sequence ATGGAAAATAATCAAAAAGACTATAAAAATGAAGAAAAAGAAGCTAAAAAACAAATAGAAGAATTGCGTCAAAAACTTCATTTATGGAATCATCATTACTTTGATTTAGATAATCCTATTGTTGATGATTTAGTCTATGATCAAGAATTAAATAAACTAAAAAAATTAGAAAAAAAATATTTTTATTTATTCACTATAGAAGAAAATAATGCATCTCCAACGCAAATAGTTGGTGCAAAAACTGATGAAAGATTTCAAAAAATAAAACATAGCCAACCAATGCTTTCATTAAATAAAGCTTATACTTTTGAAGAACTGGAAAAGTTTGCTCAAAAAGCTTTAAAAATCTATCAAAATACTTCATTTTATGTAGAACCTAAAATTGACGGAATTTCTATTTCTCTTCATTATAAACAAGGAAAATTTACGCAAGCTCTTACAAGAGGTGATGGCACTACTGGTGAAGATGTTAGTCATAATATAGAAAATATTGATCAAAAATATGTTCCAAAACAAATAAATTATTTAAAAGATATTGAAATTAGAGGTGAAGTTTTTTTAGATCTTCAAAGTTTTAAAAATATGAATTTAGAACAAGAAAAGATTCAAAAACCTTTATTTTTAAACCCAAGAAATGCTGCAGCTGGAACACTTCGTAGATTAGATTCTAAAACTAACAAACTAGCAAATTTAAAAGTTTTTGTATACCAAGTTGTACAACCACAAGAGCACAATTTAGATACTGTGGCAGATAGTATAAAATTTTTGCAAACATTAGGTTTTAATACAAATAATTTAGGAAAACATAAAGAAAATATTCACCAAAGTTATCGATTAATTCAAGAAATTCAAGAAAAAGAAAACAAATTAGATTATGAAATTGATGGCGTGGTTGTCAAAGTAAACGAATTTAAACTTTATGAAGAACTAGGAACTACTTCAAAATTCCCCCACAGCGCTATTGCTTTTAAATTTTCAGATAAAGTTGTTCAAACTAAATTAAAAGACATTTTTGCAACAGTTGGAAGAACAGGAAAAATCACTTACAATGCTGTTTTAGAACCGGTTTTACTTCAAGGTTCTACTATTTCTGCAGCAACTTTACATAATTATAATTACATTAAAGATTTAGCTATAAATACTAACTCAATGGTTTATATCAAAAAAGCCGGAGAAATTATCCCTCAAGTTATTCAATCAGTAGAAAAATTTGAAAAAACTAATTTTGAAAAAATAACCAATTGTCCCGAATGTCATTCTGATTTAATAGATAGTGAAACAGGTATTGATCAGTTTTGTGTTAATCCAAATTGTTTAGGTATTCAGTTAAGAAAAATTATTCACTTTTGTTCAAAAGAAGGTTTAGATATTAAAGACTTAGGAGAGAAAAAAATTGAACTTTTTTGAGAACAAAATTTAATTAGATCTATACCTGATATTTTTAGATTAGCTACTAAAATTGAAGAAATTTCTAAACTAAAATCTTTTCAACAAAAATCGATTTTAAAGCTAATAAATGCAATAGAGAAAGCTAAACATACTACTTTAGATAAATTAATTTTTGCTTTAGGAATCAAGCACATTGGACAAAAAACAGCAAAAATGTTAGCTCAGAAAGTAGATAATTTAGAACAGTTAAAAACCTTTAATTTTGATACTTTTTTAGAAGATAAAGATATAGGTGAAAAAACTGTTGAAAGCTTAAAAAATTACTTCAAAAATGAAGCTAATTTGCAAATTATTAATGAATTAATCCAAGTAAATTTTGAAATAATAAAAGAAGAAACTCACTCCAATATTTTAGAAAATTTATCATTTGTAATTACAGGAACTTTATCTAGACCAAGAAGCCAAATTGAGTCAATTATCCTTCAAAATAAAGGAAAAGTTTCATCATCAGTGTCAAAAAATACATCATATTTAATTTTAGGTGAAAATGGAGGCTCTAAAGAAGAAAAAGCACGTAGCCTTGGTGTTAAAATTCTTTCTGAAAAAGAATTTTTTGACCTTTTAAACAACTAA
- the rsmG gene encoding 16S rRNA (guanine(527)-N(7))-methyltransferase RsmG has protein sequence MLDFKEKTRQLVNNEQIFWKLEQYVNLIEEKNKVMNLTGFSEDQLWKEGIYESIICLQPIIKNNKNSQSLLDVGAGAGFPSIPFLIFNTSIKLTIIEKLKKRCNFLELVKEKLNLDFEIINDSVSNLDKNFDFITARAVGSINFLFKITKKLQKPTTSFIYIKGPKVFEEILEAKNALIKFDYKVEKINSDMDKQIFIFRAQKK, from the coding sequence ATGCTTGATTTTAAAGAAAAAACAAGGCAATTAGTCAATAACGAACAAATATTTTGAAAACTCGAACAATATGTAAATTTGATTGAAGAAAAAAATAAAGTTATGAATTTAACAGGCTTTTCAGAAGATCAATTATGAAAAGAAGGAATTTATGAATCTATTATTTGTCTTCAACCAATTATAAAAAATAATAAAAATTCACAATCTTTACTAGATGTAGGAGCAGGCGCAGGCTTCCCCTCAATTCCATTTTTAATTTTTAATACTAGTATAAAACTAACTATTATTGAAAAACTCAAAAAAAGATGTAATTTTTTAGAACTTGTTAAAGAAAAATTAAATTTAGACTTTGAGATTATCAATGATTCAGTTTCTAATTTAGATAAAAATTTTGATTTTATAACTGCAAGAGCTGTAGGTAGTATAAATTTTTTATTTAAAATCACAAAAAAGCTTCAAAAACCAACAACTTCTTTTATTTATATAAAAGGTCCAAAAGTTTTTGAAGAAATTTTAGAAGCAAAAAATGCATTAATTAAATTTGATTATAAAGTAGAAAAAATAAATTCTGATATGGATAAACAAATATTTATATTCAGAGCTCAAAAGAAGTAA